In Eubacteriales bacterium mix99, the DNA window CCATCATCGGCGCTCTCGTGATCATGTCTCTGACCAACGGAATGAACCTGATGGGAATTGATATCTCCTATCAGTATATCGTAAAGGGAATCATCTTCATCCTGGCAGTCGCCTTTGACGTAAAAACCAAAAAGCAGGCGTAGTGCATGGCAGCCGAACACCGGCTGCCTGTCACGGCTGAACTCCACCGGAGGGAATTGTTCTGATCCCTCAGTCCATTGCCTGATATACTTCAGGCTTAGCTCCGCCCGGAAGGAAACAGATATTTGCTGTATTTGTCCAGAACCAGCATCAGGACAGTCCCCAGCCCATAACAGGTCACCACTTGTCCAAACATAACGGACAAAACAGAAATCCACAGAGGAAAATGATAGACATAATGAAGCATTCCTCCAATGATCAAACCATTGACAACAACCGGCGGCAGTGGAACCAGTGCTTTTTTCGGCATCTTTCGGGACAGAAAGGCGGCAACCAGGGAAGCCAGACTGCCCAGGACCACATCAATCGGCCCCACCGGGCTGAACAAATTGGACAGGAGTACCCCGATAAAAAGGCCTGGAATGGCAGCCGGCGTGTAAAAGGGAAGTACGGTCAGCATCTCTGAAACCCGGAATTCGATCAGACTCTCCCCAAAGCTGATGGGCGAAAAGAGCAGGGTCAGCACCACATAAATGGCAGCAATGACCGCTGCCTGAACCAGAAAACGTGTATTTTTCAATTATTTCTTCCTCCATTTCAGCGGCAACCCCCTCTCTCCATACTTTTCGCAATGAAAAAACGGGCAATAAAAAAGCATAACAAAAAAGGCATTTCCGCCTTACCAAACAAAAATGCCCCTGATACGGTGCCCCGTATGAAATCCATAGTTTTGTTTCAAGACAGGATGGTTGCGAACTGTCTATTCATTTCTCTTTCCATGATAACACATTTTCTCCTGTTCCGGCAAGAACCAAACTGTCTTACCGCAGCAGCTTGCTGATATCCGCCACCATGGTGCCTTTGATATTGGCACAGGGGATAAATCCGATTTTCCGGCTGTCCATGCTGTTATTGCGGTTGTCCCCCATCACAAAAACAGAACCCTCCGGTACGACAAACCGCTCATCCGGACCATATGTGAATTGATCCAGAAGATAGGGCTCCTCCAGGAGCTTTCCGTTCCGATATACCGCTCCCGCCCGGATTTCAATCACATCACCCGGCTGCCCGATCAGCCGCTTAATCCACAGATCCCGGCTTCCCAACCGATGAAAAATACGAATATCGGAAAGGTCATCCAGCAGGGATCGTTCCCGGTCTGTACGGTGATCCACAACGACGATATCCCCATACTTCGGATGAAGATGCAGCGTCTTGCCAATACGGGACAGCAGAACGAAATCGTCGTCATGCAGGGTGGGATACATGGACTTTCCATCCACCTTTATGGGCTGCATGATAAATAAATTGATGAGAATGGCAAGGACAAAGGAAAAGCCAATCAGCCCGACCCATTCCAGCAGTGTGTTCAGCAATTTTTTCAGTCCGGCCACAATGCACACCTCAGTTTCTTTTGAAACCTTTTACAGATATATTATACACGATAGGAAAGTATTTCAAAAGGAAAATTTTCAGAAGAAAGGTTCTCCTTTCGGAAGGTTCCGAAAGGGATTTCCCCTCGGAAGCAGAATAGATAAGTAGGAGGATCGGATTGCCGGACAATTGGAATTTATCGGAGAAAAGGCTCTGTTTTCGTTTATTCCATCAAAAAGAAAGGACATGGTATGATGAAAAAGAGAACAAGGAAAAGAATGCTGCTGCTCCCGGTTATGATACTATTGTTGCTGCCCGCTCTGACCGGTTGTGTACCGGGAGACGGCAGGAATACGCCGGCGCACCCGGCCGGGTTTTTCTGGGGAATATGGCATGGCTGGATTGCTCCGGTTTCGCTGATCTTATCCATATTTCGAAAAGGCATACGGATTTACGAAACGGCAAATACCGGATGGTGGTATGATTTCGGCTTTTACATCTCCGTCATTGCTGGTTTTGGCAGCTTGTCCCTGTTCCGTAAGGCGAAAAAAAAGGATTAGGGTGCAAGGCTGTTGGAACGTGAGCCCGGGATCCGTTCAAAACGATAATTTTTGGACTTCAGATAATGAATGATTTCCGGCAGGGCTTTTACAGTGGATTGTTTCCCCGGAGCATCGTGCATCAGCACAACCAATCCGTTCTGATGATGGACGGTGTCCTCCAGCCGGGCAATCAGCTGTTTTGCAGAGCGGGGTTTACGGGTTTCCGCATCCCCATTCAGGCTGTTCCAATCCACATACACATAGCCTGCATGGTTGGCCGCTTCCCGATAGGGCGCAAGAGTCTTTCCAAAGGATCCCCCCGGGAACCGGGTCAGCTTGAATTCCTTGTCCTGTCCCAGTATGGACTTCAGGATCTGCTCGCAGCGCACCACTTCAGCCATATAAATTTTGGGATCGCTGTATATTTGCCTGAACTCATGGCTGTAGCTGTGAGATCCGATCCCATGTCCCTCTGCGTATTCCCTTTTTATCATCTCCGGATAACGTTCGGCATTGGATCCAATGGAAAAGAATGTTGCCTTGATTCCTTCCGCTTTCAGGATATCCAGAACGGGGGTTGTCTGAGAGGGGGTTGGACCGTCGTCAAACGTAAGGTATGCTGTCTTCTCTCCCTCCTGATGATAAATGCCGTCCAGCGTGGCCTGCAGCTGCTGCGTACTGGCCTCCACGGCCGGAATTGTACCGGACGCATTCCCCGGATCTGCTGAAGTCCGGGGTTCCGGGCCGGATGCTGATCCTGGATTGGATGTGGATACCGGGCCGGCTGCAGGTGTGGATTGCGGGCCGGATGTAGATGCCGGATCGGACGTGGATGCTGCACCATTTGTTTCGTTTGGATTCTTTTTTCCCTGATACACCGGCTCTCCAAGCCGGTCCCCGACGATGCTTTTTTGAACCGGCAGGGCAGATGGCTTATTCATCAGACTTGCCGCCAATCCATAGCTTTCGCCCCCGTAGGATTCTCCTTCAGAACTGGAAACAGCCGACCCGGTTGCTTTATGAAAAAGAAAGATGACAGATATATTCAAAATCAGAAAGAGCAATGTCATCCTTCCTGCAAACCTGCGTTTCCTGGTAATTTTAATCATCTGCGCGCCCCCATATCTGCTGCACTCCTATAGTAAGTATATGCATACAGCAATATTTATGCCCCTATATTACAGCTATATGAATGGGTACCTTTCCCTTTGGAAAAGACATCTTCCGAGTGGATTCCTCAAAATAACCGAGGCTCTTTTCCATTTCCCATTCTACCATATGAGACGCGTGAAATGTATAAATAGTTGTCATATTTTCATACTCTAACAAAGGCTTAATGACTTGTAACAATTGTGTTATATGTCGTATCCTACAAACATCCTGTCGAATAAACGACAGGATGTCTCAGTGCCGGATGTGTCCTTATGCGTTACAAACGTTCATAGTATTTCTGCGGGATATCCCTGAAAAATGGGGACAGCTCTCCTTCCGCAAACAGATGGAGCCGGTGCAGCGCCCGGGTACACGCCGTATAAAACAATCTGCGGTCTCTCTCCAGACCATAATTTTCCGCATCTGTCCCATATACCACCGCCGCATCAAATTCCAGTCCCTTTGCAAGATATACAGGAAGAACGACAATTCCTTTGCTGAAATTGACGTCGTCCCTGGTCAGCAGGGAAACATGCAGCTTCTTTTTGATTGCGTCATGAAGCCGTCGGCTCTTTTCCGCCGTTTTACAGATGATGCCTATGGATTCCATGCCTTCATCTGCCAGATCCCGGATGTCCTTCACCAGCTGCTCCGTCAATTCCCCTTTGACCTCCGCCTGATAAAGCCGGGGCTTTTCCCCATGCCTCTGAATGGACTCAATTTGCTGCCCGTCCTTCAGCACCGAACGGGTAAAGTTCACGATATCCGCCGTGGACCGGTACCCTCTGACCAGCTTCAAAACCGCCTGGCTGTGTGGCTTTATGACTTCCGTAACCGTCCGGTATTGGAAAGCCCCCTTCAATGGATTAATCACCTGATTGAAATCTCCGAGCAGAGTCATCTTCGTTTCGGGAAACAGCTGCTTCAGGATTCCATACTGAATCGGGGTATAGTCCTGCGCTTCGTCCACCACCACATGGCGGATCTGTCCCATCTCGGGAACGCCTTCCAACATTCCCTTTAGATATACAAAAGCGGCAATGTCCTCATAACCCGGTATTTTTCGGGAAAACCGGGCAGCGGTATCTGCACAGATCTCCCTGTAGTGTTCCGGCAGATGTTCGCCTGCCAGGGAAACAAACAGATCCACGTTGGAAAACAGCTCCTTAAAAGCCTGATACCCGTCAAACTGCAGCATATCTTCAATTTCCCTTCGGACTTTCTTAAATTCCCTGTAGACAAATAACCGGCTGTATGCTTTTGCATTGCTCCTGTATTCCGGGGAGCCCAGAAATTCATCCCATAATTCCTTCCACCGCCGGTACCATGCCGGCCGGATCCGGTAATACAGGCGACTTTTGATTTTCTGTAGTCTTTTTGCCAGGGGAAGAGGTGCATAGTCCTCTTCATACAATTGCCTGATCTCCTCAACGGATACCAGCGTCTCGCCCCGGAAGGCAATATCGTGAAACCGCATGGCCTGAAATTCCAGATAACGGGCATAGCCATTGAGGAGATGATAAAAATCAACCGAAGACTTATAGGCGATGCCCCACATTCTCGGAAGCTGATCTTCCCGCTGTCCGGAGGCCAGGATATATTCCATCTGTTCGCTGCTGGTCTCATAGGTCAGTCCCCTGCCGGCCATCTTCGCAATATATTCATCAAAGGTGGTCTGCTGCATATTCTCTTCTCCCAGCTCCGGAAGCACATTGGAGATATAGTCATTGAATACGGTATTAGGGGAAAAGATCAGAATATTTCCGGAAGTCATGTTCTCATCCCGATACTGATACAGCAGCCAGGCAATCCGGTGCAGTGCGATGGAAGTCTTTCCGCTGCCTGCGACCCCCTGCACCATCAGCAGCTGATGACCTTCATCCCGGATCACGCGGTTCTGTTCCTTTTGAATGGTGTTGACAATGTTGCGCATCTTTTCATCGGTGTTCTTGCTCAGAATCTCCTGCAGAAGCTCATCGTCAATCTTGATGCCGGTATCCAGCATATAGTCCAGCCGGTCCTCCGTGATCCGATACTGGCGTTTCAGATTAACACGGCCTTCTATCACGCCATCCATGCAGCGATAGGATGCCGGGCCCAGTTCATAGTCGTAGAAAATGCCGGAAATCGGCGCACGCCAGTCATAGATGAGAATGTTTCCCCGTTCATCAAAAAAGGAAGTAATTCCGATATAAACCTGCTCGGTATCGATACTGCCATTTTCCATAAAGTCAATTCTTCCAAAATAAGGGGACTTTTTCAGCCTCTCCAGTTTATTCAGTTGATTTCTGGCAATCCGAAATCTCTGATTTTCCTGTTTGAGGGCATCCATGGACTGCTTGAGTTCCACCGCAGCATCCGTATCCCCGTAGTTCCATGTATGATCCCCTTCCTCCCATATCGATTGCCTGGTTTTCAAAATAGACGTCCGATAGGACTGCACCTCGGACGATCTGCGGGAAAGCTCCCTCCTGATTTTTTGATAAACCTGTGCAAGACGCTTCGCTTCCCTGTCCCACTGACTCGGATCCATAAACTCTCCATCTCCCCTTTCCCGGTAAACGCTTCCTCCCGGAAGCTTCAGGAAAAATAAAATACAACAAATATTCCAGAATCTATTGACAGTTAAGTAATAGTCTGATATAGTATATATTGATGTTTTTTGCTTAATTATCACATTTTTACATGATGATATTTTACGCTATTTTATTGGGCTTGTCAAGATGATTGGACGATCTGGAGTTTTAAAGCCCTCCGGATCATGAATGTTTTCAAACAATAAAGAACGCGGAATATATAAATGCGGAGGTCAGAAAGGCCGGTGGGAAATCCACCGGCCTTTCTGACCTCTGTCTTAATTATTTTCTCTTCCAAAGCCTGTCAGGCTCCCTGTACCGTCTGACGGTCGGAATCATCCGTTTTCTCCGGACTGTCTGATTTCTCCGCTTTCGGTTTATACATCTGCCGGTTATTGAGCAGCCAGACCCGATCGGAAAACTCACCCGGTTTTACTGCCTTCAATGCCTTTTGCATATCATACATTCTTGCATCAATCATATCCAGATAATGCAGGATCTCCCCTTCCGGAATCATAGGCCGCTTTGGGCTCCCGAATTCCGGCTCATAGTGATGAGCCAGTATCATATGTTCCAGCAGCATGACCGTTTCTTGATTCGCATGGATTTCCCTGCCGACCCGGTCGATATCCATGATCCCCTGGACGATATGTCCCAGAAGCACCCCTTCCGGAGTATAGGAAGATACGACTCCGAGTTCGTTGGCATCCATTTCCTCTGTCTTTGCCAGGTCATGCAGGATGACTCCGGCATACAGCAGATCCCGGTTCAAAAATGGATAAACTTCCAACACCCTCTCGGCCATTTTCAGCATGGTGGAGGTATGATATAACAAACCGCCCCGAATGGAGTGATGGTTTTTCATTGCCGCCGGATAGCACATCAGTTTTTCCCGTTTTTCATTCAAAAGTGTGCTGGTGATCTGCTTGAGATCCTTATCCTGGATCCGTATGACAAACTGCAGTATCTCTCCCAGCATATCCTCGGAAGAATAAGGTGCTGTCGGTACGAAGTCCTCCGGTCGGACATGGTCCTCCGGACGGATGTCCCGGATTCGCTCCACTTTCACCTGAAGCTGGCCCTGCCATTCGTTGACCAGCCCTTTCAGCTTGACCAGCATGCCATCCTTTAATTTCATGTTCCGCATCATATTATCCGGATCCCAGATCTTCCCGTTGACTTCTCCGGTGCGATCCGCAATGGTCATATCGATATATCTGTTATTTGCATTTGACGTCCTGAGAACGGCAGTCTTGATCATATAGAATCCCTGCACGGTCTCTCCCTTGCCAAAAGAGATTACCTCCTTCTGCAAATCAACCCCTCCTTTTCTACTCTATTGATTCTATCATGATCCCCCGCAAAAAAGAAGGCATATTTTGAAAACAAACCCGCTTTGCGGAGGTAAGAGCCGTTCGGGAGAGGATCTGCAGAATGGCGGATTGCCCTGCAGGGCAGAATCAGCCGTCATGCATCCAGATTCCATTCTTCATAAATCTTCGGCACATCTTCGATCAGATGCCTGGTGTAAGGTGCCTTTGGATGCAGGATGACCTCATCCGCTGATCCATGCTCCACAAACTTTCCATGCTCCATAATATATACCGTATCGGATACATAATAGGCCAGACCGATATCGTGGGTAATAAAAAGGACCGTCATATGGCTCTCCCTCCTCAGCTTCTGAAGCATATCCAGAATAGTTGCCCTGGAGCAGGCGTCAATCATGGAGGTAGGTTCATCCGCCAGAAGAATTTTCGGCTTCAGCAGGAAGATCCTGGCGATCATCAGCCGCTGCATCTGGCCGCCGGACAGCTCAAAAGGATATTTGTTGGTCAGTTCCTCAAACTTCAGATTGACAAAGCCGCACGCTTTCGTCATCTTCTCTGCTTTTTGCTCCCTGGAAAGATGTTTTCCACCCCGCATATTGATACAGTCCAGCAGTACGGAATCAATCCGGTTAAACATATTATAAGAGGCAAAGGGATCCTGAAAAATAGCCTGAATGTTCTTCCAGTATTCCTTTCTCTTTCTCCCGGTGGAAATATCCCTGGGCTTCCCCTGATACCGAATCTCCCCTTCCGTAAGAGAAATGAGTCCCAGCAGCATCTTGGAAAAAGTGGTTTTGCCGGAGCCGGACTCCCCCACAAGGGAAATAAATTCTCCTTCGCGGAACTCAAAGTCCACATGATCCACTGCGACAGTCCCGTTCTCCCCTGTCCCGAATACCTTTGTCACGCCCCTGCCGGAAAGACAGAAATTTTCCTCCTTCGTTTTATTCATTGCCGTACACCTCCCGGATTCTTTTCTCCGACATAATGCAGCGATAGCTTCTCCCGTTGGAAAGCACTCGCTCCTCCGGCCGGCCTCCCCTGCACGCAGGAACCCCATAGGGACAACGATCCGCAAACAGGCAGCCATCCGGCGGATGCTTCAAATTCGGCGGAGTCCCGGGAATGGCAGTCAGCTTCCGATCCCGTACCCCTTTCTCCGGCACAAGGATGGAGCCCATCAGGCCTTTGGAGTAAGGATGCAGCGGATCAAACACCATTTCCTCCGCATTGCCTTTCTCCACGATCTGGCCTGCATACATCACCATAATATCATCTGTCACGTTATAGAGCAGAGGCAATTCATGGGTGATAAAAATCATGGACTGGATCATTCCCTTTTCCATCAAATCCCGCAGCATCCGGATTACCTTTTTCTGTGAGGTGACATCCAGCGCAGAAGTGGGCTCGTCGGCGATCAGTACCTTCGGCGAGAGAATGGTTGAAATGGCGATCACGGTACGCTGTTTCATCCCACCGGACAGCTCCACTGCGTGTTTCTGCAGTACCTGTTCCGGAAGGCCCAGTATCCCGAAGCGCTTTCTGGCCAAATCATAGATATCCTTTTTCTTTTTTTTCGGATCGTGGGCATGGATCACATCCTCCACGAAGTGGATGATCTTCTGGGTCGGGTTCAGGGCATTCATGGCCGACTGGGGAATATAGGCGATCTCATTGCCCAGAATGTTTTTCCTCACCGTATTCGGATCCAGTTCGGAAATTTTCTTTCCGTCCACTATAATGTCTCCGCTGATATAGTGCAGCGGTGCAAAATAGTACCCCATCAGCGACAGAGCCAGGGTGGATTTCCCGCAGCCCGATTCTCCTGCAATCCCCAGGGATTTTCCCTCTTCAAGTTTCAGGGAAACACCGTTTACCGCATACACATCTTCATGAAAGCGGGTCACATATTTTGTTTTCAAATTGTTTACTTCCAGCAGGTTTTTTCCCATAGTTGCCTCCTAATCCCTTAACTGAGGATTGAATACCTGGTCCAGGCCGGTATTCATCAGATTCAGTGAGAATGAAATCAGGGCAATCATCAAAACAACCGGAAAATAAGCCCACCAGGAACCGTTCAGATGAGCCGAGTACATGGTGGCCCAGTTCATCATCAGGCCAAGGGTGGCCGTTTTTGTGGTTGCCGGTCCAAGGCCAATCATGGACAGCTGTGCCTCCGACAAAATTCCGGAAGAGATCTGAAGGATGAATGCCATCACCACATAGGACGCGATATACGGCAGAATATCCGTCAGTATAATGCGTATCGTACTGTGCCCGGACAATTTGGACAGATTGACATGATCCCGGTTGCGGAGGGACATCACCTGAGACCGTACCGAACGGGTGGTCCATGGCCAGGAAGTGCATCCGATCAGAATGGCCACCATCATGATTCCCCTCTGGGATTCCCCTACACTGTAGGAGATCAGGATCAGCAGCACAAAAGACGGAATCACGGTAAACAGATTGGTAAAGAACACAATCAGATTATCCGCAAAACCGCCGAGATATCCGGCAAGAAGCCCGAGAATCAGTCCCAGGACGGTTGCAATCACACCGGCAATCACCCCGATCTTCAATGAGGATCGGGTAGCTGCCACCAGCTCCGTCAGTACATCCCGGCCAAAATTATCCGTACCGAGGGGAAAGGTGTGTTTGTTCTGAATATCCTTTTCATTCACATACTCCGTTTCCCCAAGTTCCTCCACTTCCTCCAGATCCCCGGTCTCCTCATTTTTCTCTGCAAGAAACAATGCCTTGCTTTTCATGATGTCCCGGATTTCCTTATCCAGACGACGGAACTTCTTTTTCTTTGCCGCCGTCATGCCTTTCTGCTCTGCTGCGAGATCATAATGATCCTGCCAGAGTGCAATCAACCCATCTGCATCCGACACATCAATTTCGGAGGATTTCACCCCACCGTATTTTTCCAGCCATTCCGCCATGAATCCACGGGTGTCATTTTTCAGCCTGCGGTCCACCTGAGCTGCGGCGGCATCCACATTCAGCTGATAACTGTCCCCGGATCCCGCCACCTCCGATTTGGACACATAAGTGCCGGGCCGGAAAAAGTTCCCTTCTCCCATCATCTTCAGAGGATCCCTGGTGATAATCAGAGGATAGATAAAAATCGTCAGGAGAATAACGATAAAAATCACAAATCCCGTTATGAATTTCCCGGAGTGAAAAACCTGTCTGATTCTATTTTTCATAGCCATCCTCCCCTAATCCTGCTGACTTGCTTTCACACGCGGATCAATAACGCCATAAATCAATTCCACAATCAGATTGGCCAGCAATACCATGATGGTGATGATCAGCGTACAGGCAGAAAGCAGTGGATAATCCTGTCCGGTGACTGCTGCAAGCAATGTAGTGCCCAGTCCCGGATAACTGAAGATAATCTCCGCCACCAGCGCACCGCCCATCATCGTGCCAAGGGATAACGCCAGTCCTGTAATCTGGGGAAGCATGGCATTGCGGAACACATATTTTACAATGGTCCGGTCCTTGATCCCCAGGAAGCGGCTGTATTTCACATAATCGGCATTCAGCTCATAAATCGCCATGGACCGCATCCCGATGGCCTGTCCTCCGATGGTGATCAGTACAATGGACCAGAACGGAAGCTGGTAATGAACAATCACGGATTTTACAAAAGCCCAGGTCGCACTGGGCATCATATTGAATCCATACCCACCACTGGTGGGAAGAATGCCCAGCCTGACACCAAAAACAAACAAAAGAATAATCGCCATGCCAAAGGCGGGAATATTACTGATAAACAGAAAGGCTGGCAGGATCGCCTTATCGAATACGCCTTTCCGGTAAGCGGCCACTGCGCCAAGAACATTGCCCAGAACCCATCCCAGAACAATGGCCGGCAGCTGCAGGCAAACCGTCCACCATACCGCACCGGAAAGGATATCGGAAACCGTTCTTGGAAACTGACTGAAGGAAACCCCGAAATCACCGTGCAATGCGTTTTTCAGCCACGTAAAAAACTGCACATATATTGGTTTGGAGATCCCAAACTTTTCTGTATAATCCTGATATACTTTCTGAATTTTGGTGGCATCGCTCATGCCGGAAACGGACTTTCCGGCAATGGCGGAAACCGGATCACCGGGCATCAGTCTGGGCAGAACAAAGTTCAATACCACAGCAAATACCAATGTAAGCAGATACCATAGAATTTTTTGTACATAATACTTTTTTAATCCTTTCATGTAAGTTCTTCCCCTTTGCCCCTGTTTGCAAAGCGACCGGAGCATTTGCCCCGGCCGCTTTTGCCTCAGGCCGTTTTTATGGTGACTTATTGTCCACTTATTGTCCGTCCACCAAAGTCAGATGATACAGTGCTGCGATTCCATAACCATCGGTACAATCCGTGGGAGGAATGTTGGTTCCATCGTCCATCTGCGGATACCCGGTCCAGACGGATTCGTTCACAACATGAAACAGCTGCGGCCGATACATCAGGGGGACACACGGGCATTCCTCCAGCATGATTTGGGACAGCTCGGTATAGTATCCTTTCAGTTTTGCATTGTCCGATTCATTTGGAATCAGCTTCAGGATTTCATCCGCCCGGTCATTTTTGAAATGTCCGAAGTTCCCGCTGTAGTTCACGTCCAGATCATTGTAGGTAGAGCTCAGGAAAAACATGCATCTCTGATAGGGGTTTGCAACGGAGGACCCGCTGGAACTCTGCATGGTAATGTCAAAGTTGCCGGTGGTGTAGTCGTCATAATATTGACTTGCCTCCGGAAAGTAAGTCTCAATATTGATTCCTATCTCCTTCCCTGCCGCTGCCACGATTTCCAGGGAGGCGTTCCAGTCCGACCATCCGGAAGGGCACTCCGCCTTGTAGGAAAGCTTCTGCCCTTTGTATTCACGGATCCCGTCGCCGTCCGAATCCACAATGCCGGCCTCATCCAGCAGCTTTTTTGCGCCTTCCACATCCGCGTTCTTCCACTGATACTTTGCCAGTGCATCCTGATCCACCATTTCCTGATCGGCATCCGTCGGATTCATCACCGAACGGGGGACATCCTCAAATGTGGGAGACTGTCCGGACATGGCACTGGATATAATCTGGTCGTAATCCACTGCCATGGCAATTGCCTTTCGAATGGGAGTCTGATCCAGTCCCGGTTTTCCCGTGTTGAAAAACAGGGTAGGCATAACCAGGCAGACGCTGTAAGGGGCCTCGTCCATATAGGTGGAAATCGGAAGATCCTGTTCCAGCCAAAGTTTCTGAACATCCGGGATGAAGGTCTGGGATACATCGACCTCTCCCTTTTGAATTGCAGTCAGAGCCGCAGAGTTGTCCTTGTAAATGGT includes these proteins:
- a CDS encoding ABC transporter ATP-binding protein, with the protein product MGKNLLEVNNLKTKYVTRFHEDVYAVNGVSLKLEEGKSLGIAGESGCGKSTLALSLMGYYFAPLHYISGDIIVDGKKISELDPNTVRKNILGNEIAYIPQSAMNALNPTQKIIHFVEDVIHAHDPKKKKKDIYDLARKRFGILGLPEQVLQKHAVELSGGMKQRTVIAISTILSPKVLIADEPTSALDVTSQKKVIRMLRDLMEKGMIQSMIFITHELPLLYNVTDDIMVMYAGQIVEKGNAEEMVFDPLHPYSKGLMGSILVPEKGVRDRKLTAIPGTPPNLKHPPDGCLFADRCPYGVPACRGGRPEERVLSNGRSYRCIMSEKRIREVYGNE
- a CDS encoding ABC transporter permease, translated to MKNRIRQVFHSGKFITGFVIFIVILLTIFIYPLIITRDPLKMMGEGNFFRPGTYVSKSEVAGSGDSYQLNVDAAAAQVDRRLKNDTRGFMAEWLEKYGGVKSSEIDVSDADGLIALWQDHYDLAAEQKGMTAAKKKKFRRLDKEIRDIMKSKALFLAEKNEETGDLEEVEELGETEYVNEKDIQNKHTFPLGTDNFGRDVLTELVAATRSSLKIGVIAGVIATVLGLILGLLAGYLGGFADNLIVFFTNLFTVIPSFVLLILISYSVGESQRGIMMVAILIGCTSWPWTTRSVRSQVMSLRNRDHVNLSKLSGHSTIRIILTDILPYIASYVVMAFILQISSGILSEAQLSMIGLGPATTKTATLGLMMNWATMYSAHLNGSWWAYFPVVLMIALISFSLNLMNTGLDQVFNPQLRD
- a CDS encoding dipeptide/oligopeptide/nickel ABC transporter ATP-binding protein — its product is MNKTKEENFCLSGRGVTKVFGTGENGTVAVDHVDFEFREGEFISLVGESGSGKTTFSKMLLGLISLTEGEIRYQGKPRDISTGRKRKEYWKNIQAIFQDPFASYNMFNRIDSVLLDCINMRGGKHLSREQKAEKMTKACGFVNLKFEELTNKYPFELSGGQMQRLMIARIFLLKPKILLADEPTSMIDACSRATILDMLQKLRRESHMTVLFITHDIGLAYYVSDTVYIMEHGKFVEHGSADEVILHPKAPYTRHLIEDVPKIYEEWNLDA
- the lepB gene encoding signal peptidase I, with product MAGLKKLLNTLLEWVGLIGFSFVLAILINLFIMQPIKVDGKSMYPTLHDDDFVLLSRIGKTLHLHPKYGDIVVVDHRTDRERSLLDDLSDIRIFHRLGSRDLWIKRLIGQPGDVIEIRAGAVYRNGKLLEEPYLLDQFTYGPDERFVVPEGSVFVMGDNRNNSMDSRKIGFIPCANIKGTMVADISKLLR
- a CDS encoding QueT transporter family protein; amino-acid sequence: MKNTRFLVQAAVIAAIYVVLTLLFSPISFGESLIEFRVSEMLTVLPFYTPAAIPGLFIGVLLSNLFSPVGPIDVVLGSLASLVAAFLSRKMPKKALVPLPPVVVNGLIIGGMLHYVYHFPLWISVLSVMFGQVVTCYGLGTVLMLVLDKYSKYLFPSGRS
- a CDS encoding polysaccharide deacetylase; this translates as MIKITRKRRFAGRMTLLFLILNISVIFLFHKATGSAVSSSEGESYGGESYGLAASLMNKPSALPVQKSIVGDRLGEPVYQGKKNPNETNGAASTSDPASTSGPQSTPAAGPVSTSNPGSASGPEPRTSADPGNASGTIPAVEASTQQLQATLDGIYHQEGEKTAYLTFDDGPTPSQTTPVLDILKAEGIKATFFSIGSNAERYPEMIKREYAEGHGIGSHSYSHEFRQIYSDPKIYMAEVVRCEQILKSILGQDKEFKLTRFPGGSFGKTLAPYREAANHAGYVYVDWNSLNGDAETRKPRSAKQLIARLEDTVHHQNGLVVLMHDAPGKQSTVKALPEIIHYLKSKNYRFERIPGSRSNSLAP
- a CDS encoding OB-fold nucleic acid binding domain-containing protein; amino-acid sequence: MIKTAVLRTSNANNRYIDMTIADRTGEVNGKIWDPDNMMRNMKLKDGMLVKLKGLVNEWQGQLQVKVERIRDIRPEDHVRPEDFVPTAPYSSEDMLGEILQFVIRIQDKDLKQITSTLLNEKREKLMCYPAAMKNHHSIRGGLLYHTSTMLKMAERVLEVYPFLNRDLLYAGVILHDLAKTEEMDANELGVVSSYTPEGVLLGHIVQGIMDIDRVGREIHANQETVMLLEHMILAHHYEPEFGSPKRPMIPEGEILHYLDMIDARMYDMQKALKAVKPGEFSDRVWLLNNRQMYKPKAEKSDSPEKTDDSDRQTVQGA
- the helD gene encoding RNA polymerase recycling motor HelD codes for the protein MDPSQWDREAKRLAQVYQKIRRELSRRSSEVQSYRTSILKTRQSIWEEGDHTWNYGDTDAAVELKQSMDALKQENQRFRIARNQLNKLERLKKSPYFGRIDFMENGSIDTEQVYIGITSFFDERGNILIYDWRAPISGIFYDYELGPASYRCMDGVIEGRVNLKRQYRITEDRLDYMLDTGIKIDDELLQEILSKNTDEKMRNIVNTIQKEQNRVIRDEGHQLLMVQGVAGSGKTSIALHRIAWLLYQYRDENMTSGNILIFSPNTVFNDYISNVLPELGEENMQQTTFDEYIAKMAGRGLTYETSSEQMEYILASGQREDQLPRMWGIAYKSSVDFYHLLNGYARYLEFQAMRFHDIAFRGETLVSVEEIRQLYEEDYAPLPLAKRLQKIKSRLYYRIRPAWYRRWKELWDEFLGSPEYRSNAKAYSRLFVYREFKKVRREIEDMLQFDGYQAFKELFSNVDLFVSLAGEHLPEHYREICADTAARFSRKIPGYEDIAAFVYLKGMLEGVPEMGQIRHVVVDEAQDYTPIQYGILKQLFPETKMTLLGDFNQVINPLKGAFQYRTVTEVIKPHSQAVLKLVRGYRSTADIVNFTRSVLKDGQQIESIQRHGEKPRLYQAEVKGELTEQLVKDIRDLADEGMESIGIICKTAEKSRRLHDAIKKKLHVSLLTRDDVNFSKGIVVLPVYLAKGLEFDAAVVYGTDAENYGLERDRRLFYTACTRALHRLHLFAEGELSPFFRDIPQKYYERL